In Zingiber officinale cultivar Zhangliang chromosome 11B, Zo_v1.1, whole genome shotgun sequence, a single window of DNA contains:
- the LOC122034933 gene encoding uncharacterized protein LOC122034933, translating to MGAEVVAFSRIRSDQTASGGGEWVLLVQVKTESRFTPRRLFDVFCFLPSTGSSHSMPLVHTMLRASLNKHLTKWAAARMTPPLRMIAVESGVPDRPAPDSAAPVALLPPAAAAEPEAISSDGSGQRLRTLPGICDSMSLNMTKLCADRRQLAIRLSDLYRHCTEMRRRDSERGSFGKELNLLVLGVRVEELQAKLSESEQRRLRAEHRARRELMAVEAETAKVELKLAIYQTGEEVEWVNPKKSFMESEEFEKFDILMLEKKWEENKA from the exons ATGGGCGCCGAAGTTGTCGCGTTTTCGCGCATCAGATCAGATCAGACGGCCAGCGGAGGGGGGGAGTGGGTTTTATTAGTGCAGGTCAAGACGGAGAGCCGCTTCACCCCGCGCCGCCTTTTCGACGTTTTCTGCTTCCTTCCTTCGACAGGCTCTTCTCATAGCATGCCGCTGG TCCACACAATGCTGAGGGCCTCCCTGAACAAGCATCTGACGAAATGGGCTGCAGCCCGAATGACTCCGCCTTTGAGAATGATTGCTGTGGAGTCGGGTGTCCCTGATCGACCGGCTCCCGACTCGGCAGCACCAGTCGCTCTTCTGCCTCCTGCAGCCGCAGCCGAGCCGGAGGCGATCTCTTCGGATGGGTCAGGACAGCGCCTCCGAACTCTGCCGGGCATTTGCGACAGCATGAGCCTAAACATGACTAAG CTTTGCGCCGATCGACGGCAGCTCGCCATCCGACTGTCCGATTTGTATCGCCATTGTACTGAGATGCGACGCCGCGACAGTGAGCGCGGGTCTTTTGGTAAGGAATTGAACCTGCTGGTGCTTGGGGTCCGTGTCGAAGAGCTCCAAGCCAAACTAAGCGAGTCGGAGCAACGGAGGCTGAGGGCTGAGCATAGGGCCCGAAGAGAACTGATGGCTGTAGAAGCGGAGACGGCGAAGGTGGAGTTGAAGTTGGCCATCTACCAAACCGGCGAGGAGGTGGAATGGGTGAATCCGAAGAAGTCCTTTATGGAGTCGGAAGAATTTGAAAAATTCGACATACTTATGTTAGAGAAAAAATGGGAGGAGAATAAGGCGTAA